One window from the genome of Sphaerotilus microaerophilus encodes:
- a CDS encoding SPOR domain-containing protein produces MLRWLLVVLVAANLAFFAWTQGWLTGLIGLSPQGDREPERLARQVQPQDIQILPPATLARRTPAPVCVEAGPFSPAELGRAETALRTALPEGSWQLITREKPGQWMVYVGPYAKPELMQRRMDDLRKRQIAFEEARNLPGYEPGLLFGRYGTEADARALQARLTAQKVKYVRVVRLVAPTTAHTLRLPRADAQTQANLPRLREAMGARAWVACSAP; encoded by the coding sequence ATGCTGAGGTGGCTGCTCGTCGTGCTGGTGGCGGCCAACCTGGCCTTCTTCGCGTGGACCCAGGGCTGGCTGACCGGGTTGATCGGCCTGTCGCCCCAGGGCGACCGCGAGCCCGAGCGGCTGGCGCGCCAGGTGCAACCGCAGGACATCCAGATCCTGCCCCCCGCCACGCTGGCCCGGCGCACGCCGGCACCGGTGTGCGTCGAGGCCGGCCCGTTCAGCCCCGCCGAGCTCGGCCGCGCCGAAACGGCGCTGCGCACGGCCCTGCCCGAGGGCAGCTGGCAGCTCATCACCCGCGAGAAGCCCGGCCAGTGGATGGTCTACGTCGGCCCCTATGCCAAGCCCGAGTTGATGCAGCGCCGCATGGATGACCTGCGCAAGCGCCAGATCGCCTTCGAGGAGGCGCGCAACCTGCCGGGCTACGAGCCCGGCCTGCTGTTTGGCCGCTACGGGACCGAGGCCGACGCGCGCGCCCTGCAGGCCCGGTTGACGGCCCAGAAAGTGAAGTACGTGCGGGTGGTGCGGCTGGTCGCCCCCACCACCGCCCACACCCTGCGGCTGCCGCGCGCCGACGCACAGACCCAGGCCAACCTGCCCCGCCTGCGCGAGGCCATGGGCGCCCGCGCCTGGGTGGCCTGCTCGGCGCCCTGA